In Chitinophagaceae bacterium C216, the genomic stretch GTGTATCGATAATCATAAATGCTATCCGTTTATTGGCGTAAAAATATTACATAACATTATTATTCATCAGATACTGTTTGTACTTCGCTTATATTTTGATTAAGCTTATATTGAGCTTCAATGAGCGCATTATGCTCTCCTAATGCGGGAGCACCCTTACTTCCTGATAGTACTTTACCATTAATTTTTATTGGAGATCGGATAGTTTTTATCGAGAGACCATTGCTAGTTTGCACAACAATCTCCATATTTAAGGCTTTGTACCCTTCTTCCTGTGTTAGTTCCTCATAATTTAGTACTCTTGAGCACCAGATATCTTTAGGCTCAAAAATGCTTAGCCAATAGGAAGTAGTATTTTCCAAAAGACGTTCCCGCAAAAGGGCTTTAATTTCATCCCGCTTGGCGAACCACTCCCTTTTATCTTTATATGCTTTAAGCTTCTCACAACCCGTAAGCTCGGCTAATAATAAAATATCAGCCATTGCTAAAGCAATATAACCATCTTTTGTTTTATAGATTCCATAAGGTGCCGCTACATAGGCATGACCACTATTTATAGCACTTCGCTGAGGAAGCGCATTCCCATCGTTATAAAAACAGGTAAGTGCTTCAAATTGAAAATCGAGGGCACTCTCCAGCATGCTCACCTGCACGAGTCCACCCTCACCGGTGATACCCCGCCGGTACAGTAAGGACAAAATACCCTGCACTAGGTGGGCTCCCGAAAAAATATCAATTACCGAAACACCCATCGGAGTCGGTGCGGCATGGCTACTGTTATTAAGCCATATAATACCTGACAATGCCTGCAATAATAAATCCTGCCCCGGCAGATGTTTCCACTCGCCCGTTTCCCCAAAACCACTCACTGCCGCATATATCACTGAAGGATTAATTTTTTTTACAGCTTCATATCCGAAGCCCAAACGTTCCATAACCCCGGGGCGAAAATTGTGAATCACTACATCTGCGGATGCGATCAGCTTTCGGATTTTTTCCGCATCCTTAGGGTTTTTCAAATCCGCTGCATAACTTTTTTTATTGCGATTGATGGCATGAAATATAGAAGACTCCCCATCTACAACAACATCCGATACGTATAACTCTCTACATATATCTCCTGTGCCGGGTTTTTCAATCTTAATCACCTCTGCTCCGAAATCCGAAAGGCATAGAGAGGCCGAGGGACCAGATAAGAACTGGCTGAAATCAATAACCACTATGTCCTGTAACAACTTCATATATGCCTATGCTAATTCATTTTTAATTTTTTCAGTATCCTTTCCCAAAGCCGGTGCCGGTTTGTTCACATAAAGCTTTTCTCCATCAATCCTAATGGGGCATCTGGTTGTAATAATCGAATGGTCTTGCAGCCGAATCTCCTGTTCCATACCCAGGACTTTGTACCCTTCATGCTGAGACAATTGTTTCCAATCTTTTACT encodes the following:
- the uctC_1 gene encoding Acetyl-CoA:oxalate CoA-transferase, whose amino-acid sequence is MKLLQDIVVIDFSQFLSGPSASLCLSDFGAEVIKIEKPGTGDICRELYVSDVVVDGESSIFHAINRNKKSYAADLKNPKDAEKIRKLIASADVVIHNFRPGVMERLGFGYEAVKKINPSVIYAAVSGFGETGEWKHLPGQDLLLQALSGIIWLNNSSHAAPTPMGVSVIDIFSGAHLVQGILSLLYRRGITGEGGLVQVSMLESALDFQFEALTCFYNDGNALPQRSAINSGHAYVAAPYGIYKTKDGYIALAMADILLLAELTGCEKLKAYKDKREWFAKRDEIKALLRERLLENTTSYWLSIFEPKDIWCSRVLNYEELTQEEGYKALNMEIVVQTSNGLSIKTIRSPIKINGKVLSGSKGAPALGEHNALIEAQYKLNQNISEVQTVSDE